A DNA window from Comamonas sp. 26 contains the following coding sequences:
- a CDS encoding DUF3460 family protein, which produces MSFFRRPDYRSDTTNFINDLKKQKPELEQQQLAGRALLWDKNISAEVWDDLRAGRVEQNSYVYQTNHS; this is translated from the coding sequence ATGTCTTTCTTCCGTCGCCCCGACTACCGTTCCGACACCACCAACTTCATCAACGACTTGAAGAAGCAAAAGCCCGAGCTGGAGCAGCAACAGCTGGCTGGCCGCGCCCTGCTGTGGGACAAGAACATCAGCGCCGAGGTCTGGGATGATCTGCGCGCTGGTCGCGTGGAGCAAAACTCCTACGTCTACCAGACCAACCACTCCTGA
- the soxZ gene encoding thiosulfate oxidation carrier complex protein SoxZ: MSQAKPPRVWVSNANPKKGEVLRVRAQMEHVMESGLRTDPATGKVRPRNIVNRFEAKLGNTLLFSWEPGISIAQNPYIEFTFLARESGELNMFWKDEQGQTLSAQKTITVA; this comes from the coding sequence ATGAGTCAAGCCAAACCCCCTCGCGTCTGGGTCAGCAACGCCAACCCCAAGAAGGGCGAAGTGCTGCGCGTGCGCGCACAGATGGAACATGTGATGGAAAGCGGCCTGCGCACCGACCCTGCCACCGGCAAGGTGCGTCCCCGCAATATCGTCAACCGCTTTGAAGCCAAGCTGGGCAACACCTTGCTGTTCAGCTGGGAGCCCGGTATTTCGATTGCTCAGAACCCCTATATCGAGTTCACCTTTCTCGCCCGTGAAAGCGGCGAGCTGAACATGTTCTGGAAAGATGAGCAAGGCCAGACGCTGAGCGCGCAGAAGACGATTACCGTCGCCTGA
- a CDS encoding thiosulfate oxidation carrier protein SoxY, whose product MFNHTTRRSLVLGAAAAGASLALPATALAQAKAPLVGPLAPNPVEFQKQIAQFTGKASPQTEGLLLDVPVLADNPSAVPVKVKVTLPITEQDWCEEIVVLAELNPSPLSCRMQFTAAAGTAEAAIRIRLSQSQTVHAMARMKSGKVLVAKQAITVAASGCGM is encoded by the coding sequence ATGTTCAACCACACCACCCGTAGAAGTCTGGTTCTGGGCGCGGCGGCCGCAGGGGCCAGTCTGGCGCTGCCTGCGACTGCTCTGGCACAGGCCAAGGCGCCGCTGGTCGGGCCTCTGGCCCCTAATCCTGTCGAATTTCAAAAGCAGATCGCCCAGTTCACCGGCAAGGCCTCGCCGCAAACCGAAGGCCTACTGCTGGATGTCCCCGTGCTGGCCGACAACCCCAGCGCCGTGCCTGTCAAGGTCAAGGTGACACTGCCGATCACCGAGCAGGACTGGTGCGAAGAAATCGTTGTACTGGCCGAGCTGAACCCCTCGCCCCTGTCTTGCCGCATGCAGTTCACGGCAGCGGCAGGCACCGCTGAGGCGGCGATCCGCATTCGCCTGTCACAGTCGCAAACCGTGCACGCCATGGCGCGCATGAAGAGCGGCAAAGTACTGGTCGCCAAGCAGGCAATTACCGTAGCCGCCAGCGGCTGCGGCATGTGA
- a CDS encoding YitT family protein: MSTPLSSPTRSGLVSSVDAAPAAAAVSAPLGPALRHGRFEDAQALFTGSLFVSITMMLFAQAGLLTGSTAGIAFLLHYVTGLPFGATFFVINIPFYWFAWKRMGSEFTIKTFISVAMLALMADVGPRFIHIDYLNPLYAAVAGGLLMGSGCLFLARHHSSLGGATIVSLYLQDRYGIRAGKVQMMIDCTVVLLALAVVPLERVAYSVLAAVIMSMFLWISHRPGRYQGN; this comes from the coding sequence ATGTCCACACCGCTATCTTCTCCCACCCGCTCAGGCCTGGTCAGCAGCGTCGATGCTGCTCCTGCTGCTGCCGCCGTTTCTGCACCTTTAGGCCCCGCTTTGCGCCATGGCCGCTTTGAGGATGCGCAGGCACTCTTCACAGGCTCGCTGTTTGTCTCCATCACCATGATGCTGTTTGCCCAAGCGGGACTGCTGACGGGCAGCACGGCGGGCATTGCGTTCTTGCTGCACTACGTGACGGGGTTGCCGTTTGGTGCGACCTTCTTCGTCATCAATATTCCGTTTTACTGGTTCGCGTGGAAGCGCATGGGGTCAGAGTTCACGATCAAGACCTTTATCTCGGTTGCCATGCTGGCGCTGATGGCTGACGTGGGGCCGCGCTTTATCCATATCGATTACCTGAACCCGCTGTACGCCGCCGTGGCCGGTGGCCTGCTCATGGGCTCGGGCTGCCTGTTTTTGGCGCGCCACCATTCCAGTCTGGGCGGTGCGACCATCGTGTCGCTGTATCTGCAAGACCGCTATGGCATTCGCGCCGGCAAGGTGCAGATGATGATTGACTGCACCGTGGTGTTGCTGGCGCTGGCCGTGGTGCCCTTAGAGCGTGTGGCGTACTCGGTGCTGGCGGCAGTCATCATGAGCATGTTTTTGTGGATCAGCCACCGCCCGGGTCGTTATCAGGGCAATTGA
- the queE gene encoding 7-carboxy-7-deazaguanine synthase — MTYSVKEIFYTLQGEGGQAGTPAVFCRFAGCNLWTGREQDRPSAICQFCDTDFVGTDGTLGGKFTTANELAERILAQWPASDSQHRMVVLTGGEPLLQVDEALITALHARGFRISVESNGTVAAPQGIDWLCISPKAGADWIQRSGQELKLVWPQPTFDLEAIEASTQFSHYFLQPMDNVQQASNIATCIEQSMQRPKWRLSLQTHKLTGIR, encoded by the coding sequence ATGACATACAGCGTCAAAGAAATTTTCTATACCCTGCAAGGCGAAGGCGGTCAGGCTGGCACGCCCGCCGTGTTCTGCCGTTTTGCAGGCTGCAATCTGTGGACCGGCCGTGAGCAGGATCGCCCCAGCGCCATCTGCCAGTTCTGCGATACCGACTTTGTCGGCACCGACGGCACGCTGGGCGGTAAGTTCACGACAGCCAATGAGCTGGCCGAGCGCATTCTGGCCCAGTGGCCGGCCAGCGACAGCCAGCACCGCATGGTGGTGCTGACCGGGGGCGAGCCTTTGCTGCAAGTTGATGAAGCGCTGATTACCGCTCTGCACGCACGCGGCTTTCGCATCTCTGTGGAAAGCAATGGCACGGTGGCTGCACCGCAAGGCATTGACTGGCTGTGCATCAGCCCCAAGGCAGGTGCCGACTGGATTCAGCGCAGCGGCCAGGAGCTGAAGCTGGTCTGGCCGCAGCCCACGTTTGATCTGGAAGCCATTGAGGCCAGCACCCAGTTCAGCCATTATTTTCTGCAGCCCATGGACAACGTCCAGCAGGCCAGCAACATCGCCACATGTATTGAGCAAAGCATGCAGCGTCCCAAATGGCGTCTAAGTCTTCAGACTCACAAGCTCACTGGAATTCGCTGA
- a CDS encoding outer membrane protein assembly factor BamE, with protein sequence MKLFSRVTAALAAAAISALALVGCDDQKIKELEEGLSTEADVRAQFGEPERVWSEEDGSRTFEYNRQPAGAKNYMITIGTDGKMSALRQVLAPHVFAKIVPGMDENAVRRMLGKPAKMMTFKLKQETDWDWNYIDPPNREMQFTVTFGPDGRVLRTLKRERLPDEPRG encoded by the coding sequence ATGAAACTATTTTCCCGTGTGACTGCTGCGCTGGCTGCTGCTGCGATCAGCGCTCTGGCCCTGGTCGGCTGCGATGATCAAAAGATCAAAGAGCTGGAAGAAGGCCTTTCCACCGAAGCCGATGTGCGCGCCCAGTTTGGCGAACCCGAGCGCGTCTGGAGCGAAGAAGATGGCTCGCGCACCTTTGAGTACAACCGCCAGCCAGCGGGTGCCAAGAACTACATGATCACGATTGGCACTGATGGCAAGATGAGTGCTCTGCGTCAAGTGCTGGCCCCGCATGTCTTTGCCAAAATTGTGCCTGGCATGGATGAGAACGCGGTGCGCCGCATGCTGGGCAAGCCCGCCAAGATGATGACCTTCAAGCTCAAGCAAGAAACGGACTGGGACTGGAACTACATCGACCCGCCCAATCGTGAGATGCAGTTCACCGTCACCTTCGGCCCTGATGGCCGGGTGCTGCGCACGCTGAAGCGTGAGCGCTTGCCTGACGAGCCGCGCGGCTGA
- a CDS encoding ScpA family protein, which translates to MSEAEDQALLPGQGPDTLDSTPSVIDQVALARLYGEPLFALPQDLYIPPEALEVFLEAFEGPLDLLLYLIRKQNFNILDIPMLDVTRQYMAYVDEVRGRNLELAAEYLLMAAMLIEIKSRMLLPPKKQEGGEEAEDPRAELVRRLLEYEQIKLAAQQLGQVPTYGRDFLKATVHIEQSLQPRFPDVEISELQAAWRDILKRAKLVQTHKITREELSVREYMSQILKQLQGQRFVEFERIFNPEKGSTVLVVTFIAMLELAKETLIEITQAEAYAPIYVRLAYTPV; encoded by the coding sequence ATGAGCGAGGCTGAAGACCAGGCACTGTTGCCGGGCCAAGGCCCGGACACACTTGACTCGACACCTTCGGTGATCGACCAGGTTGCTTTGGCACGCCTGTATGGCGAGCCACTGTTTGCGCTGCCGCAGGATTTGTATATCCCGCCGGAAGCGCTGGAGGTCTTTCTCGAAGCCTTTGAAGGCCCGCTGGACTTGCTGCTTTACCTGATCCGTAAGCAGAACTTCAACATCCTCGACATTCCCATGCTGGACGTCACGCGCCAGTACATGGCCTATGTCGATGAGGTGCGCGGTCGCAATCTGGAGCTGGCAGCTGAATACCTGCTGATGGCCGCCATGCTCATCGAGATCAAATCTCGCATGCTGCTGCCGCCCAAGAAACAGGAAGGCGGCGAAGAAGCCGAAGACCCCCGCGCCGAGCTAGTGCGCCGCCTGCTGGAGTACGAGCAAATCAAGCTCGCCGCACAGCAACTGGGCCAAGTGCCCACGTATGGCCGCGACTTTCTCAAGGCTACAGTTCATATTGAGCAAAGCCTGCAGCCCCGCTTTCCGGACGTGGAGATCAGCGAGCTGCAAGCCGCCTGGCGCGACATTTTGAAGCGTGCCAAGCTGGTGCAGACCCACAAGATCACCCGTGAAGAGCTATCCGTACGCGAGTACATGAGCCAGATCCTCAAGCAGCTGCAAGGCCAGCGCTTTGTGGAGTTTGAACGCATCTTCAATCCTGAAAAAGGCTCTACGGTGCTGGTGGTGACCTTTATCGCCATGCTGGAGCTGGCCAAGGAAACGCTGATCGAGATCACCCAGGCCGAGGCCTATGCCCCTATTTACGTGCGTCTGGCCTATACCCCGGTGTAA
- a CDS encoding YeeE/YedE thiosulfate transporter family protein has translation MLLWSIFFLGMAFGVAARLGRFCLLRGLRQQLRQDSEVAAGTAPALQAFALALAVALLASQGLQALGMVNLSQGAIARPGFSVIAVLGGGLLFGAGMVLARACGARSLVLLAGGNLRSLVTIVFLALGVQLAMTGVLTPVRLWLQALAPITLAHSTLPAYLPAVNGLLLALAPAMLLAIFALRRPALRQSPVQLISAALIGLLVAAGWWITAHIGVDEFEPARLTSLSFIGPIAESMLYLQLSVGREPGIGLALTAGVLAGAFIAALVSRTTRWEGFESTSRLGASAGGGLLMGFGGALAAGCSIGQGLSGLSTLAWASFPAIAGIVLGAVLTLTLGRRA, from the coding sequence ATGTTGTTGTGGTCTATCTTTTTTCTGGGCATGGCGTTTGGCGTGGCTGCGCGACTCGGGCGGTTTTGTTTGCTGCGCGGGCTGCGCCAGCAACTGAGGCAAGACTCTGAAGTTGCCGCCGGCACCGCACCCGCCTTGCAGGCTTTTGCTCTCGCATTGGCCGTGGCCTTGCTCGCATCGCAAGGGCTGCAGGCGCTGGGGATGGTGAATCTGAGCCAGGGGGCCATTGCCCGCCCCGGCTTTTCCGTGATTGCGGTGTTGGGCGGCGGCCTGTTGTTTGGCGCGGGCATGGTGCTGGCCCGTGCCTGCGGCGCACGTTCGCTAGTGCTGCTGGCGGGCGGTAATCTGCGCTCTCTAGTCACCATCGTGTTTCTGGCGCTGGGCGTGCAGCTGGCCATGACGGGTGTGCTGACGCCTGTGCGCCTGTGGCTGCAGGCGCTTGCGCCCATCACGCTGGCTCACTCCACCTTGCCCGCCTATCTTCCGGCTGTGAATGGTTTGCTGCTGGCGCTTGCGCCCGCCATGCTGCTGGCGATCTTTGCACTGCGGCGGCCTGCACTGCGCCAAAGCCCGGTACAGCTCATCAGCGCAGCACTCATCGGCCTGCTGGTGGCTGCTGGGTGGTGGATTACCGCGCATATCGGTGTGGACGAGTTCGAGCCGGCCAGACTCACATCGCTGAGCTTTATCGGGCCGATTGCCGAGAGCATGCTGTACCTGCAACTGTCGGTAGGCCGCGAGCCCGGTATTGGCCTGGCGCTCACGGCGGGCGTACTGGCGGGTGCTTTTATCGCAGCCCTGGTGAGCCGGACCACTCGCTGGGAAGGTTTTGAATCCACCAGTCGCCTGGGAGCCAGCGCGGGCGGCGGTTTGCTGATGGGCTTTGGCGGCGCGCTAGCAGCCGGTTGCTCGATTGGTCAGGGCCTGTCGGGGCTAAGCACACTGGCATGGGCCAGTTTTCCGGCCATCGCAGGCATTGTGCTGGGCGCCGTCCTGACGCTGACCTTGGGCCGCCGGGCCTGA
- a CDS encoding FAD-dependent oxidoreductase: MQRRHFLITPPALTLGTAAGALGTLTSSAMAAPGIISSQSPILPRKGKGPRIVICGGGWGGMTAARYLRELIPNSDVVLLERNATFWSGPMSNKWLVDIVGTDFVNRDMLHPANQYGYTLLQTEVMGFERDKKLVRTGHGLIEYDFLILSGGIRNDYEAWFGNDQRAIEYTRTHFPNAYIPNQEMLSLKQKVKNFKGGTLVMTLPPPPHRCPPSPYERACLIAWHIKKNKIPGKIVILDPKPKLAPIGVGYKQAFEELYPDIITHVPNAGVKEVDPFNKQIKTAAGDFKFDDAILMPPHQAADMVWKADLIGKDATTGKPTGWADMHNRLFHAKTDDRVYFVGDLMGAISPQFGHYPKSGHVANFIGKIVAQNIAERVSGKEVVARLPDNLCYMMVNGDPQEEISVKFEYEVDTNGQVNQTQIDMDVRTPDLVKEDFAWINSKFSDFLGT, encoded by the coding sequence ATGCAACGTCGCCACTTTTTGATAACCCCTCCCGCGCTGACGCTGGGTACCGCCGCCGGTGCCTTGGGCACTCTGACCAGTTCTGCCATGGCCGCGCCAGGCATCATCAGCAGCCAGTCACCCATACTGCCGCGCAAGGGCAAGGGTCCGCGCATCGTCATCTGCGGCGGTGGCTGGGGCGGCATGACGGCAGCGCGTTATCTGCGCGAGCTGATCCCGAACTCGGATGTGGTGCTGCTGGAGCGCAATGCCACGTTCTGGTCCGGCCCCATGAGCAACAAATGGCTGGTCGATATCGTGGGCACCGATTTTGTGAACCGCGACATGCTGCACCCCGCCAACCAGTACGGCTACACCTTGCTGCAGACCGAGGTGATGGGCTTTGAGCGCGACAAGAAGCTGGTGCGCACCGGCCACGGTCTGATCGAGTACGACTTTCTGATTCTGTCGGGCGGCATTCGCAATGACTACGAGGCCTGGTTTGGCAACGACCAGCGTGCCATTGAGTACACGCGCACGCATTTCCCCAATGCCTACATCCCCAATCAGGAGATGCTGTCGCTCAAACAGAAGGTCAAGAACTTCAAGGGCGGAACGCTGGTGATGACGCTGCCACCGCCACCCCACCGCTGCCCGCCCTCGCCCTATGAGCGCGCCTGCCTGATCGCCTGGCACATCAAAAAGAACAAGATCCCTGGCAAGATCGTCATCCTCGACCCCAAGCCCAAGCTGGCACCCATTGGCGTGGGCTACAAGCAGGCCTTTGAAGAGCTGTACCCGGACATCATCACCCACGTCCCCAATGCAGGCGTCAAGGAAGTCGACCCCTTCAACAAGCAGATCAAGACGGCTGCCGGTGACTTCAAATTTGACGACGCCATCCTCATGCCCCCGCACCAGGCGGCGGACATGGTCTGGAAGGCAGACCTGATTGGCAAAGACGCCACCACCGGCAAGCCCACAGGCTGGGCCGACATGCACAACCGTCTATTCCACGCCAAGACCGATGACCGCGTTTACTTTGTCGGCGACCTGATGGGTGCCATCTCACCCCAGTTCGGCCACTACCCCAAGAGCGGCCACGTGGCCAACTTCATCGGCAAGATCGTCGCCCAGAACATTGCCGAGCGCGTGTCCGGCAAGGAAGTCGTGGCCCGTCTGCCAGACAACCTTTGCTACATGATGGTCAACGGCGACCCGCAGGAAGAAATCTCGGTCAAGTTTGAATACGAGGTGGACACCAACGGTCAGGTCAACCAGACCCAGATCGACATGGATGTACGCACGCCTGATCTGGTCAAGGAAGACTTTGCCTGGATCAATAGCAAGTTCAGTGACTTCTTGGGCACTTGA
- a CDS encoding 6-carboxytetrahydropterin synthase has protein sequence MQFTVHQRFFFDAAHTLERAIETESSRRIHGHTYHAEVSVTGPRNVDNGMVIDLGHLRARLELLRDQLDHHFLDEIPGLGKPTLENLCLFIANALSDLQPAPSRIRVWRDSIGDGCVLDLRAD, from the coding sequence ATGCAATTTACCGTTCACCAGCGTTTTTTCTTTGATGCGGCCCATACGCTGGAGCGCGCTATCGAGACTGAGAGCAGCCGCCGCATTCACGGCCACACCTACCACGCCGAAGTCAGCGTGACGGGACCCCGCAATGTGGACAACGGCATGGTCATCGACCTCGGCCACCTGCGCGCGCGCCTTGAGCTGCTGCGCGACCAGCTCGACCATCACTTTCTCGACGAAATTCCCGGCCTGGGCAAGCCCACGCTGGAGAACCTCTGCCTCTTCATCGCCAACGCCCTGTCTGATCTGCAACCCGCCCCCAGCCGGATCCGCGTCTGGCGCGACAGCATTGGCGACGGCTGCGTGCTGGATCTGCGCGCGGATTGA